In Ruminococcaceae bacterium BL-4, one DNA window encodes the following:
- a CDS encoding Cell division protein FtsX, whose product MKLGYLIKEGFKNVLTKHRTMSLASIGVLTCCILMTGAAVLFSMNMNAAMSTVEGNNSIKVFIKRDVSSLDAIKIGEQIKKMDNIDTCEYISREDGLKEIQNMVGTENSSLLNGLSDDTSWLPDSFRISMKDLSQYQDTANQILGIQGVEKITDYTALADKLTRMDKIVTNVGLAVVIILSVVSLFIIANTIRVTMYSRRLEISIMKSVGATNGFIRVPFVVEGIILGIVSGGLAVALLYLLYQKMVSLIANLAVFQAINIHPYLPWMILIFMGIGALFGTLGSMISMGRYLKKEGGSIVGW is encoded by the coding sequence ATGAAGCTGGGATACTTAATTAAGGAAGGCTTTAAAAATGTCCTGACCAAACACCGTACAATGAGCCTTGCCTCAATCGGTGTTCTGACTTGCTGTATTTTAATGACGGGTGCCGCAGTATTATTCAGTATGAATATGAACGCGGCGATGAGCACCGTAGAAGGAAATAACTCGATTAAGGTTTTTATTAAACGAGATGTTTCTTCACTGGATGCGATTAAAATCGGTGAGCAAATCAAAAAAATGGATAATATTGACACCTGTGAATACATATCAAGAGAAGATGGCCTAAAGGAAATTCAGAACATGGTTGGCACAGAAAATTCCAGCCTGCTTAACGGCCTTTCCGATGATACCAGCTGGCTGCCGGATTCTTTCCGGATTTCAATGAAGGATCTTTCACAGTATCAGGATACTGCAAATCAGATCTTGGGGATTCAAGGCGTTGAAAAGATCACAGATTATACTGCCCTTGCGGACAAGCTGACCCGAATGGATAAAATTGTTACAAACGTCGGTTTGGCAGTCGTAATTATCTTAAGTGTTGTTTCTCTATTTATTATTGCGAATACGATTCGTGTTACGATGTATTCCAGACGTCTGGAAATCAGCATCATGAAATCGGTGGGCGCTACCAATGGATTTATCCGAGTTCCGTTTGTTGTAGAAGGAATTATTCTCGGAATTGTTTCAGGTGGACTCGCGGTTGCACTGCTTTATCTGCTTTATCAGAAGATGGTGAGCTTGATTGCAAATCTCGCCGTTTTTCAGGCGATTAATATTCACCCATACCTGCCCTGGATGATTCTCATTTTTATGGGCATTGGCGCTTTGTTTGGAACTTTAGGAAGTATGATCTCAATGGGAAGATACCTCAAAAAAGAGGGGGGTTCCATCGTTGGCTGGTAA
- the ftsE gene encoding cell-division signal transducer (ATP-binding protein) (Evidence 2a : Function from experimental evidences in other organisms; PubMedId : 16352817, 17071757, 17307852, 18573177, 22006326, 23855774, 27167971; Product type cp : cell process) yields MERVFVIEFDHVSKTYPNGTHALYDVSLNIEKGEFVFIVGASGAGKSTFLKLITAEERAEKGQIFVNDIDVTHIKRRKVPYLRRTLGTVFQDFRLIPSMSVYDNVAFAMHIVGTPTKSIKKRVPYILGLVDLQDKAKCMPAELSGGEQQRVGLARALVNNPSLIIADEPTGNIDPALSFEIVDLLSEINLRGTTILMVTHEHSLVKHFQKRIVEINDGRIVADTKQLEVGQ; encoded by the coding sequence ATGGAGCGTGTTTTTGTGATAGAATTCGACCATGTAAGCAAAACCTATCCAAACGGCACTCATGCATTATATGATGTCAGCCTGAATATTGAGAAAGGGGAATTTGTTTTTATCGTCGGTGCTTCCGGCGCGGGCAAAAGTACCTTTCTTAAGCTGATTACAGCAGAGGAACGTGCGGAAAAAGGACAGATTTTTGTAAACGATATTGATGTGACCCATATCAAGCGCAGAAAGGTACCTTATTTGCGCAGAACTTTAGGGACGGTCTTTCAGGACTTTCGCTTGATTCCATCGATGTCCGTCTATGATAACGTGGCGTTTGCCATGCATATCGTCGGTACGCCGACAAAATCCATCAAAAAGCGTGTACCGTATATTCTTGGCCTTGTCGATCTGCAGGATAAGGCAAAGTGCATGCCGGCAGAGCTTTCCGGCGGCGAGCAGCAGCGTGTGGGCCTAGCAAGAGCGCTGGTCAATAATCCTTCGCTGATTATTGCCGACGAACCGACCGGAAATATTGACCCGGCACTTTCTTTTGAGATCGTTGATCTTCTCAGCGAGATCAATCTGCGCGGAACAACTATTTTAATGGTTACCCATGAACATAGTTTGGTAAAACACTTTCAGAAGCGTATTGTGGAAATTAATGATGGTCGTATCGTAGCCGATACCAAGCAACTGGAGGTGGGACAATGA